Genomic DNA from Carassius gibelio isolate Cgi1373 ecotype wild population from Czech Republic chromosome B14, carGib1.2-hapl.c, whole genome shotgun sequence:
ATGAGAAAAAGGGTTGCTCTGACCATCGCCTTGTTCCACGTGGCGGGAAAAGTGTTTATCCACCTGCCGCTGTTGGCACTGCAGCCCTTCTGCACGTTCCTTGCTCTTTCTCTGTTTTGGGTCTACTGGATCATGGTCCTCCTCTTCCTCGGCACCACTGGTGAGATGAAGATCCCTGtgggttttaaaaataaaactaaaaaatcaACTTCTTTCATCAGTTAGGCTGTATGGAGGCTGCAATGTATGGagaaaaaacagcattcattttgTTTAACAACTTGATTTAGTTtttactgaagaaagaaagtcatgactTGATGGGTAAATTATATCAGACTTCTCATTATTTTTGGTTTCAATATCCATTAAACCATGAACTTAAAATCGAATTGCACATTCTATAATGGATCTGCATTTTAAGTGCAAAATATACACAATAGTGCAATCAGATGCATGGAGCAGTTTGGTAATTCGaagaattttttctttctttttattattttatttagtttatttcattagtttttaatgtaatctttattttatactgatttatttattcattattattttattgtcacAGTACATTCTTTGCCAGGTTTTAAACGTATTAAATAGTTATCTTTCCTAATACAGTACATCATAATGTTTTGATGTCTGATATCACTTCGGGAAACATAATCAAGGTATtcgttttgttatttttatttaaaagcagTCTGTTATCACTCATCATGTAATTATATTTGGTTGTCCCTTAAATAACTTAAACGCATAATTTGAAGTAAAGATGTGCAAAAGGAAATATGAACAATTTTAAGAATTGCTTTGCTTAGCTTTTTTTCTCAGATGTAATGTGTGCAAGCCTTCTGTTCAAGTCATTTAGTACAGATAATGTAGGACATTTACATACTGCAGCACAAATGAACCGACTTTGCATGGGCATCTCGttctcattttaaatgtgtaatcTCAGGCATTAGCTTGTACACTTGTGTTCACAGGGAACCCCGAGAAGAGCGAGGATACTGGGCTGGTTGAGTTCAGGCTCACAGGAGTGCTGCAGTACATGACCTGGTACCACGCAGTGGGACTGATCTGGATCAGTGAGTTCATCCTGGCTTGTCAGCAGATGACCGTAGCTGGTGCGGTGGTAACCTACTATTTCACAAGGtctgtatattttgtaaaaaatgcccTCAAATACCACTTTTCTTGTTAAAGGGGATGCTGTATATTAACAGCATCACCTTTGACAAGAAAAtgtgtagataagtttgtttcttaatttcaacagatttggagaaatgtagcattacatcacttgttcatcagtggatcctctgcagtgaatgggtgccgtcggaatgagagtccaaacagctgataaaaacatcccaataatccacacaactccagtttATCTCCATGTATAACTTTAAACCGTTGCTTTAGGCTAAAATATGTGTTAATGGATTTTGGAccttttgcttcacaagacgttaattgatggactagagtggattattgtgatgtttttatcagctgattagactctcattctgacggcacccattcactgcagaggatccattggtgaacaaatcatgtaatgcaaaatttatgCAAATTTGTTGCCTGAGGCCAGGGTGACTAGATtttagcacatttttatttttggctgaactataaGCCTATAATTGTACTTGTCTTCAACTTATCCTGTATTCATGAAGTTGTTCTTGAAATAGCTCACAGTTGCCACCTGGAAAGAagactgcatttgttttttgcagtaatttatttttcttatcaaTGCAGGGACAAAACCAAACTCCCGGTGACGCCCATCCTGTCATCGGTGCTGCGGCTGGTGCGTTATCACCTGGGCACTGTGGCCAAGGGCTCCTTCATCATCACCCTCGTCAAGATCCCACGCCTCATTCTCATGTACATCCACAACCAACTCAAAGGAAAGGTAGGGAGGCAGTTCGCTTGACGTGTCCTTGGGTTGTTGGATCTAAATTGCAAATATCTCTCGTTGCAAGAATCTTAACTGATGTCATGCATATTTATGCTTATGGCACACAGTTTTCATCAGAGTTTTTGGGACTATTTCATACACAATTAACTAACATAAGGGACTTAGGAGTATCATGATAATATTATATGCTAAATATgagttttgtatttaaatgttttcatggttgagaattgattttattttcatgtttttatggtTACTAATCTCATtgtgttatttgtattttattatcagttttttgaatgtctatatagtttttatttattagttttagttattttaatacttcaagttaaaagaaaatagttttttttctattttctttttctattttagttaatgtttaatttatatttatggttttaattttattaatggtaATCCTGGGTGAacaatttcgttttttttttctttagaatggtgtttactaataaataatgcacaataaaatcaGTAAAGTAAATGGGCTCAATTTTGACTTGCCATTTTTAAGAATAATGCAGTGGCTAAAAGCTAAGTGGAAAAATATATTGAATTGGCTTTTGCTTTTTGAATCAGCAGTCAGGTGATCATTACTTAACTTGTCTGAAAATGTTCTTCTACATACTTATTTTGGTATTATCTTGGTGTGTTGGGTGGGTATCTTTTGAAGATAGTACTGAAAGCAATTTATTACTGTCCTCTTGGGTTCCACTTAGGTGACGTATCATTTACTTGATATATGGCTGGGGATCTTGGGAATATAATGAACTCTAATAGATAACAGTGCCAGCTTTAAAGAGGCAGATTTGGAGCATAAAGCAAGCGGCTGACAAATGTGCATCAGATATGCACTGTGGAAAATATTTGTGCTCGTTCTGATTCTGTTTCAGGAAAATGCTTGTGCACGCTGCATGCTGAAGGCCTGTATCTGCTGTCTGTGGTGTCTGGAGAAGTGCCTCAATTATTTGAATCAGGTAGGTTAGTCGATGGATAACTTATACAGTACAAATTGAAGTCGAAATTGTAGCTCTTTTTGTTTGATGTATTAATTTTTGCGATCTGTTTCAAGAATGCATATGCGGCAACGGCCATAAACAGCACCAGTTTCTGCACCTCGGCCCGCGACGCCTTCATGATCCTGGTGGAAAACGCTCTTAGGGTGGCAACCATCAACACCATTGGAGATTGTGTTCTCTTCCTGGGCAAGGTGAAAGACAGATGAGTTTTGATAGTGGTCgttaagtattaaaaaaaagataaaggtaGCCAGCTAAACTGTTATTCGAATAGTGCAGTTTAGACTGCAtttctttgaataaaaaatactgtaaaaacagcaatactgtgaaatattattgcaatttaaaataacagttttctattataatatatttaaaaatttaatttatttctttaatgcaATGCtgctttttcagcatcattgctccagtcttcagtgtcacatgatccttcagaaatcattctattatgcggatttgctgcttaagatacatttcttattattatcaacttAGAAACACTATCGTATTTTCCAGACTTTAagtcactttttttcatagtttggctggtcctgcgacttatagtcaggtgcaacttatttatcaaaattaatttgacattaaccgagagaaattaaccaagagaaaacattaccgtctacagccgcgagagggcgctctatgtttattAGGGGTAGACcacaatgttttctctttgttcttggttgtaaataaatgcgacttatagtccagtgcgacttatatatgtttttttcctcgtcatgacgtatttttggactgatgcgacttatactcaggtgcgacttatagtccgaaaaatacggtaattttgTTGTGGAAACCATGCTACAATTTTTCAAGCTTTTTGATTGATGAATATGAAGTCCAAAAGTTTAACAGACATGCACTAAAAGCCTCAAGAATAAGCAATAAGTTCAGACAGTAAGTTTCATGTTAACACACCGTGTTTTAGGTTAAGTCACTTCAGCCATCTTATTTATGAAGCTAGATTTCAAAGCAAGTCTTGATGGATGAACTAGTTAAGAAGCCTAAAAGACACATCATCATTTGCATATTTCTCCCCGTGCAGATCCTGATTGTGGCGTGCACGGCGTTCTCTGGGGTGTTAGCTCTGAACTATCAGAGAGATTACACCGAGTGGGTCCTGCCGCTCATCATCGTGTGTCTGTTCGCGTTCCTGGTGGCACACTGCTTCCTGTCCATTTTCGAGATCGTGGTGGACGTGCTCTTCCTCTGCTTTGCCATCGACACCAAATACAACAACGGCACACACGGGAGGGAGTTCTACATGGACAAGGCCCTGATGGTGAGTCACCGCTGAAGAGAATCTGTGCAATTCTCTCATGTCTGCTGTTGGATCAGAACGCCATAAATAGTCTCAGTGTTGAGAGCGCACTTGCCATCTGAGTCACGTTTCTGTTTTGTGTTGTAGCTTCGTTCGTCTTTTGAATGCAGGCTCTCTGCTGGCCTGGATACGTTAATATTTTAAGATTCAGATGGTGTCCCAGATATTCTCTTTGGACAACTTTCAACTTTTGTTTTGAAAAGCTCGTTGATTTTTCAAGGGGAAAAACTCACAAGGGGGGTTTCTTGTTCTCTCCTTTAAAGCTGCTTTCTACTTTTTTACATCGTCAGCCAAATGGTGTAGCCAACAGCTTTGAGATATCAAAGGAGAAGGCTTGAGCCTTGAGGTGCTGCACAGAAACCTCAGAAATGCGAACTCGCTAACAGTAAAGGTTGTAGCAAAAAAAACTAGCTTTGGAACGTCAGCTGTTTTCTTTCTGCTTTGGGTGAAAATATCTGTTCAGTCTGCACTTACTGGCTCCATTTCAGCATGTTTTCGGTGGGAAAGCTGAGGAACAGTAGCCTAGTCTGCTTGAAAATGGTCTTCTGGTGTAAGGAGTGTGGAATAGAATTTGCTGTTGTTATGAAAGTTGCGGAAGGGATCTGCTATTGATGAcattaatttttatgtaattcATTCGCACAATTTCTTTTATCAATTTTTGAGTGAATAATTTTTCTTCTACACCAATATTTTGTTTCCAGTGTAAATGCTTTTAAAGCTTTTTCAACATTCCAAATAATATATCTTACTGTAAGCATTTCTTGCAAGGCATCTTGCATCAAACAGACATTTAACCCCATTTTTTCTATACATATATTTAGACACGTTTTAAAACTATTGcatttgaataatatttgaatattttttatattccccCCAAATTGTCATCAGATAATAAATCCAGATGTTTTACATGTtggatgtttttaataaaataattctagttattttcaatttatatttatgtatttaatttacacGCACCTATATGTGCATTTATACAAGTTGATAGTATGTTCTGTCTTTAATTTATagtgattaaaaaacattatatataatctACAGTATTTGTTCTGCCGGTATTAGATTTTCTTTCACGTTACAGTAGTGAATATCTGGGAATTTTCTTTGCTTAATTATCATTGAAAGGTCTTAATGCTTCTTACATAAGCTAATAATCTTTTATTACTTGTATTATTTGGGGGTTGAGATATGATTTGCATGTTCACCCAAGCGAACGGTTGCAGAGATAGTGGGTTTCAGACGAAGATATCAAACCTAGTGTGACAACAGCCTCTAGGAAGCAGTTGTACTGGACTATAGTTTGATTTATTACTTTCCTCTCCTGCAGGAGTTTGTGGAGAACAGCAGGAGGTCAATGGTGATGGAGGAGCGGGGGCGCAGCAAGCGCGCCCGTCCCAAGGAAGAGGTAGAGTTGACGGAGGTTAAGGCCATGGTGAGTGGTGACGTGGGTGGGGCAGGGGCGGAGTGGCAGGCCTTGCAGGAGTTCCACCTGTACTACCTGCTGCTGTGTGTGCTGATGGACTGGGTCCTGTCGGAGCACACACTGGTGCTCTGCCTCACACAAGACATGATCATCttcctgtctgtctgcctgcccaCCTCCACCCTCTTCTTCCTGGTCACATTGCTCCAGAACACGCCGGTGGCTGCTGCTGCATGCTGACTAACGCTTCCTCACCtccttccatccatctatcactCCATCTATACTTTCTATGCATCGCACTAACAGAGCATGAACTTCTATTTTTCTATctgtggattattattattttttcatctttttttttcattccattcttgcctcttctttttttttattgactgtcTTGAACTCATATGGCAGCTATAAactgtattgtactgtatatcCATTGCCTTAAAATCACCATGTTGCTATTTGGAGGGAAGATAATTGAAACTACCAAGCTGGAAAAACAAGAAGAGTAGagaaaaataaagacattatCTCTCACGCTGATATTCATCTTCATATTTCCACGACTCTCAATTAGCAAATTAGCTGATAACCACAAGACTCCTTGCTTTCTTGATAAACAATGGAAAATTATGCAGTTTCACTATTAGAATTATAAGTGGGTCAGGAGGGAGACAGTTTGTTTGCTAGCATGAGATTAGGACTGACTGTATATGGGTTGTTAACATGAAATGTTAATCATTTCTGTATGATGTTCCTCAAATTGAATAGTCAGTGTATTGTAGGATGTCTAGTTAGTTTTAAAGAAAACCATCTGACGCTGATCACTCAGTAATTGACAATTCATGCtttatttaaaaggatagttcacccaaaaaacactcacactcatgtcattccaaacccataagaccttcattcatcttcggaacacaaattaagatatttttgatgaaatccgagagctttcttacCCTGTGTAGAGACAGCAATCCAATAGATGCATTCAAGGCCCTGAAAGTAGTAAGGGCATTGTTAAAaatgtccatgtgacatcagtggttcaaccgtaatgttatgaagctacatgaatactttttttgcacAAACTAGGCTCCACTTTCATTTGATGAGCAAAAACATTCCATGTGTCTGCTATGGGAGTATGTATGTTTGGTAAGCAGGAAACGAAATTCAGCAGAAagtgtggattttttttatgtcaacaACAAATGGACATGTTCAGTTATCCACTGTAAATACGACTGTAATTCCACTCAGCTGTAGGGGACTCAGAAGtcgcaaaaatacacaaaactacaTGCAGTTGCTTTAGAAATTCATGATCGTTtttaaaagtgcacaatacatTTGTCAACTGCCCATATACTTCCCATGTTCCTGAAATTCAGTTACTATGAATAGTGTTGATGTGTTTTAGGGCTGAGAATCTGGTTTCAAGACAGCCTTTAACATCCATCATAACAGCCGTATGCTCCATATGCATGCTTCACACACCTGCTTTTTctgatgcaattaaaaaaaataattaaccaaTTTTTTGCATTCTGCTGCTTGAAATTGATTGAAGTGGACTAACTCCTCCAGATCCAGATGAGTTGATTGGTTGTTGGTTTGTTTAGGAGTAAATAAGACTAATAACATGTTTCTTTCCTGTAGGGTCCCGGGACAAGCTCTGCTTGACCAAAATCAGCCCATGGGACTTTTTAGAGACAttccaaaatgtttatttttaccaATGTGTAACATGTTTACTATGGTTTCACTCCAGGgaatacaatattttaataagaaaCTGTAAAACAATGAAATAACAATGTAATGAAGCACTTTATATTGGAGCGCTGCATATTTTAAAAAGCCTGATGCATTTTTCGTAGTGATGTCCTTTTTATAAGACTAAAAAAACCCAGTTGCCATCTAGTGAAACACAGTATTAATAATGTTTAGAATCACTGTTTTTATTATGTCAATTTTTCATAACAAACCTTTTTTAATTGGTTTTCTTTGCGTTTATGAGAAACCCACATACTCCAGTGCAGCACttgttctttttgtttcatttaattcaaataatgaagCATCTAcgctttttatttcttaattttcaaaaaagaaaaaacaaaatgctcggttgtgttattttactaaaataacgTTACCATGCCTGAAAATGAGGGTCTTGTCcttgtattttatttgtgtgaGGTTGGTTGGTTTCCCTCCAATGGTggtaattttagtttgtttttgagtTGCGATAAAACTGTAAAAGTCAACTGAAAAAGTGACTGTTAGTGCTGATAGAAACTGGGTCTGGTTACCTTAAACTGGGAGGAAGACATTAATGGTTTCTGACTACAATCCACAGTTGCTGTAACTGAAGTgaaattacagcaaaaaaaataaaaaataataataaataaaacaaacaataacagtTCAGTTACATCACAAGAAAATATAAatggttatgattttttttttttttttatgtttttgctcagcaaggctgcatttatttgatcaataaaaatgctgttcttttgaactttctattcatcaataaaGAAACTTGGTCAAATgtaatcatggtttccacaatgaaattaagcagcacaactttaccattgataacaacaacaaaaaaaatctaattcagacGTTTTGTATAGTAGTTTATCatggttccacaaaaatatgaagcaaaaaACCATAttcaactttaataataatgagaatgatttctaaaggatcttgtgacactgaagactggagtaatgaggcTGAGAATTCAGCtgtgcattacaggaataaattacattttaaaatatattaaaactatataaatattttacagtattactgtttaatgtattttaatcagatatatgcagccttggtgagaataagagattCTTTccataaatgtaaaattgtaataattcCAAATCTTTGATGTCTACCTTATCTTCAGAAATAATACAAAACAGTTCATACTTCAGAAACACAAGACTAGTCTTGTTCATAAATCAGCAGCGGGGCAATTCTGGTGCTGCGACGTGGCTTGGACATTGTCTTTGGTTGTTAAAGTAACAGAACTTCGCCTCACTCAACAGAAATTAAGTGCATGAGCATCCCTGATGTTGATCCACGGCATAAAGCACCGAGCTCTCCTTGGGTGCAATTCATCATCCAAACAAAATGttgcatttccatttttgggAGAAATGAACTAATGTTAACTTTTACATAGTTGTCTTTACAGCACAATATTTGTTCTCTTTCGCTTTGATTCTTTGCAACCAATGGAGAGTTTGGTCTTTATCTAGCAAGATGCCTTGGGGCACCGACTTTAATATCCGCATCAAACTTAAGTCTTCCTACTCATGCAAAGTATCTTGAaaggaaacagttttttttttttctgctattgCAGTGGAAGAGAAGAGTCACATGAAACTTGTATTTTGCCTTAACCAATCGAGTGAATGTCGCCCCCTGCTGGATTACACAGACTAGTTGAGTGCAGAACAAACAGCTCATAAGCCTTAAACAGATCTAACCATTCACAGTAATTTAACTAACCCATCATCTGTCAGAGTGTGTTCAGTCTGGCTGAGgagaatatttataattaatttacgCGCAGAGGATTCTGCAGTCTATTGGTTTTTAGTTTTCTAACAAATGTCCGATTTAGCTAAATCGATGTGTGCAGTTTTTGTATGGATGTTTTGAATGTCATGTTACATATTGATAAATATTGACTGAGGAATTGTTgttctttatcatttttattcCATGTTTTTTTGTCTTGCATTGGAGGGAAATGTTGTCAATTATCTTAAAATGAGATTTTTTGGGGAAGGGTTCAGAAATGAACACAGTGTACCAGAGTTATGTTATTATGAGCATGAATTAAGAAGAAAAAATCTTAAGAGATTTAACATTTGCCACACAAAACTTATGCTGAAAGCATGTTAAATATTGCACTAAGATGGCATACATTAAACACAGAGATGAATTAATTATAGCTGTAAAACATTTATAGTTAAAATCGTCTTATATAGCGCATTCAATATAGAGATGTTTCATAAATGTTTAAAGAAAATCTTCTCTGTCAACAAAATTGTCTTTTAAATGTTTGACATTGCAGTTTCTGGTTCCGCAACCCACAGTATTATCAGGTAACATGAACTTGATGAAGTAGGTTGTGTTTTCAAGATGAATGGTGGAACTTGTCTTttagggtgaatctcacaaaaacgtcaccccaaaatcaaaaggaaaaaaatgttttgcataaagaaaatgagaCCCATTAAGGTTATTtgtcattgtgacattattttcaggaAAATCTGAAGGGAAATGTGCTTAATTATCActactgtaattattttatacaaatgttTTGCCTAAtactatataattattaaaaattatcttTTGTTTAATTGaacaaaatgtatgtaatgtaatttaacggcatacaaatacaatttaaaacacatacacacacacacacacacacacacacatcacatcacacTACAATGCAGTTATGATTgtgcaattatgattttttttttttacaataatgtcAACAATGCAAAAAGAaatctaaaaatgttttgtttatgcaaaaaaaaaaaaaaaaaaaaagcttttgtgagATGCATCTTTTGATGCTGAACTAAGATCAGTTCTTTGGACTCGGCGGGTTTCAACCTAAGGATTTGGACTGGAAAACTGAACTTACAATGAGCATTTACTGCttgagaaggttttttttttttttatacggaCTCCTGTGTCATATTCACTGGAACAGGATCTTTTTGGCCTCAGACATCGGCTTTGGCTCACAACTCCACTTTATATTGCCAAATGTGCACAAAGGGAAATGTAAGAAGTGCACAAACTCTCTCTTCTGCTACCTGGTGGAAAACCGGTTGGCTTTCGTTTTTTGATCACAgcctttttcttctttctctaaATCACTGAAAGCATCTCAGTATCAGCCGTGACTTCTCTCGTCCTGTCAGTGTGTATTAGAACGAAACAGATGAGCTGTGCTTAGAGGCAAGCTAGTAGACCCATAaccactgtatacacacacacacacacacacacacacacgacctgCATGCTCCTGACCTGGGACTTTTCTAACTCTTTAAAACAATGAGCCATTTTTGTAGGAACGTGAACTGTTTGGCATTAGAATACATGTGACTTAACACTGATAGAACAATAGCTTTATTATGCGACAAGCCACTGttcttatttgatttttttttcgaGATGAGATTGTGAGTGTATTTCTCTTCATTTTGGGAAACTGTGCTTCTGTTCACACGTGTCACACGGGGAATAGACCAATTCTGTTATCGGACACAGTTATGGATGGGCAATACATCAGTTTACTCCTCTGGTGTGATATTAGCTATAGCTCTTACCTGCAGTAAAGTTGTTTGTAACACTGAACTAAGTTTTTGttgatttgtttgatttttatatttatgatttcATACGTATCctgttttttaaagtaataaagTGCGGGAAAAAAAGGACAATGTTTCTTCAGATGTGTCAGATGTTCACCCTCAATATGAAGACAAAGTGAAGTGAacgtttattttttaaagtgttttattatgtgcatttattttatatcatattagTCTGTGAACTCTGCATGATGCCGATAATATAGGCTtgcatgtgatatatatatatatatatatatatatatatacagtagaaacaaaacatttttttacaaaaaaaacaacaacacaataaaagacaatttaaaaacaaatatttgccaAAGACATTACATGcacgctaccattcaaaagcttgtggTTGGTAAGTTTTCTAAAAACTTCaatgctgcatttgtttgattaaaaaatacagtaaaacagcaatattgtgaaatgatattacaatgtaaaatacctgttttacgtagtttatatatatatatatatatttatatatataatttaattgctGTGATGGCTAAGctgaataatttatatatatatatatatatatatatatatatatatatcacagtatatcattctaatatacagatttgctgctaaaattatttcttattatcagtgttataaaccgttatgctgcttaatattttagtggaaaactTGACAAgcctttactatcacttttgataattttaATGTGGCCCTGCAGAACTGAAGatttaatgaatttataattatacatttgactgaccccaaacttttgaacagtagtgtagttgCACATGCATATCAGACCAAATAATTAGGGCCTCAACACACCTAATACTAAGATCAGTGCTGCTTTTTTGCTGATAAAATGACCGTTTTGGTCAAACCATTTATCCAGTGTCTTtgctatcatttactcaccttcatatcATTCTGATAAAGGCACTAAAAAGTAGCTGATGGAAAGATTTGTAAGCAAATGATATTTGTGTTTGGTCTATTCCTCATCATATATTAGCCACCCATTATATAGACTTGGAATATGGTTACAGATTAATTTATGAGTTCTTTTTCTTTAGTGTTTTCA
This window encodes:
- the LOC127971532 gene encoding choline transporter-like protein 1 isoform X3, which translates into the protein MDGCRSFPAAPAHPTRKCWAINPKRPKRDWKPLEERNCTDLPWFLLFTLFLMGMCGICGFTIATGGAARLVFGYDSYGNTCGQRNEPIEGVRLSGLDHTDRKFVFFLDPCNIDIIQRKIKSMALCVSQCPSEELATYYDLKKFAMMNGSELCSYELPGHKYPSLSERFEKCPKLPVPESKALPVFNRCTPVDISCYAKFAEAVVTFVSDNSMLNRLIAGVAASKEIIVGLCLLALVLSMILMVIIRYISAVLVWILTGLVILGSLGGTSALWWLYIDYRMTMNETMTKDLRETEKPNGGMKTTKNHAQGLLIYAVSATVFTGILLLLMLFMRKRVALTIALFHVAGKVFIHLPLLALQPFCTFLALSLFWVYWIMVLLFLGTTGNPEKSEDTGLVEFRLTGVLQYMTWYHAVGLIWISEFILACQQMTVAGAVVTYYFTRDKTKLPVTPILSSVLRLVRYHLGTVAKGSFIITLVKIPRLILMYIHNQLKGKENACARCMLKACICCLWCLEKCLNYLNQNAYAATAINSTSFCTSARDAFMILVENALRVATINTIGDCVLFLGKILIVACTAFSGVLALNYQRDYTEWVLPLIIVCLFAFLVAHCFLSIFEIVVDVLFLCFAIDTKYNNGTHGREFYMDKALMEFVENSRRSMVMEERGRSKRARPKEEGPGTSSA
- the LOC127971532 gene encoding choline transporter-like protein 1 isoform X2: MDGCRSFPAAPAHPTRKCWAINPKRPKRDWKPLEERNCTDLPWFLLFTLFLMGMCGICGFTIATGGAARLVFGYDSYGNTCGQRNEPIEGVRLSGLDHTDRKFVFFLDPCNIDIIQRKIKSMALCVSQCPSEELATYYDLKKFAMMNGSELCSYELPGHKYPSLSERFEKCPKLPVPESKALPVFNRCTPVDISCYAKFAEAVVTFVSDNSMLNRLIAGVAASKEIIVGLCLLALVLSMILMVIIRYISAVLVWILTGLVILGSLGGTSALWWLYIDYRMTMNETMTKDLRETEKPNGGMKTTKNHAQGLLIYAVSATVFTGILLLLMLFMRKRVALTIALFHVAGKVFIHLPLLALQPFCTFLALSLFWVYWIMVLLFLGTTGNPEKSEDTGLVEFRLTGVLQYMTWYHAVGLIWISEFILACQQMTVAGAVVTYYFTRDKTKLPVTPILSSVLRLVRYHLGTVAKGSFIITLVKIPRLILMYIHNQLKGKENACARCMLKACICCLWCLEKCLNYLNQNAYAATAINSTSFCTSARDAFMILVENALRVATINTIGDCVLFLGKILIVACTAFSGVLALNYQRDYTEWVLPLIIVCLFAFLVAHCFLSIFEIVVDVLFLCFAIDTKYNNGTHGREFYMDKALMEFVENSRRSMVMEERGRSKRARPKEEVELTEVKAMGPGTSSA
- the LOC127971532 gene encoding choline transporter-like protein 1 isoform X4; translated protein: MGCCGSAERPKRDWKPLEERNCTDLPWFLLFTLFLMGMCGICGFTIATGGAARLVFGYDSYGNTCGQRNEPIEGVRLSGLDHTDRKFVFFLDPCNIDIIQRKIKSMALCVSQCPSEELATYYDLKKFAMMNGSELCSYELPGHKYPSLSERFEKCPKLPVPESKALPVFNRCTPVDISCYAKFAEAVVTFVSDNSMLNRLIAGVAASKEIIVGLCLLALVLSMILMVIIRYISAVLVWILTGLVILGSLGGTSALWWLYIDYRMTMNETMTKDLRETEKPNGGMKTTKNHAQGLLIYAVSATVFTGILLLLMLFMRKRVALTIALFHVAGKVFIHLPLLALQPFCTFLALSLFWVYWIMVLLFLGTTGNPEKSEDTGLVEFRLTGVLQYMTWYHAVGLIWISEFILACQQMTVAGAVVTYYFTRDKTKLPVTPILSSVLRLVRYHLGTVAKGSFIITLVKIPRLILMYIHNQLKGKENACARCMLKACICCLWCLEKCLNYLNQNAYAATAINSTSFCTSARDAFMILVENALRVATINTIGDCVLFLGKILIVACTAFSGVLALNYQRDYTEWVLPLIIVCLFAFLVAHCFLSIFEIVVDVLFLCFAIDTKYNNGTHGREFYMDKALMEFVENSRRSMVMEERGRSKRARPKEEVELTEVKAMGPGTSSA
- the LOC127971532 gene encoding choline transporter-like protein 1 isoform X1; translated protein: MSEGKRSTSSFNRPRSSWIKRPKRDWKPLEERNCTDLPWFLLFTLFLMGMCGICGFTIATGGAARLVFGYDSYGNTCGQRNEPIEGVRLSGLDHTDRKFVFFLDPCNIDIIQRKIKSMALCVSQCPSEELATYYDLKKFAMMNGSELCSYELPGHKYPSLSERFEKCPKLPVPESKALPVFNRCTPVDISCYAKFAEAVVTFVSDNSMLNRLIAGVAASKEIIVGLCLLALVLSMILMVIIRYISAVLVWILTGLVILGSLGGTSALWWLYIDYRMTMNETMTKDLRETEKPNGGMKTTKNHAQGLLIYAVSATVFTGILLLLMLFMRKRVALTIALFHVAGKVFIHLPLLALQPFCTFLALSLFWVYWIMVLLFLGTTGNPEKSEDTGLVEFRLTGVLQYMTWYHAVGLIWISEFILACQQMTVAGAVVTYYFTRDKTKLPVTPILSSVLRLVRYHLGTVAKGSFIITLVKIPRLILMYIHNQLKGKENACARCMLKACICCLWCLEKCLNYLNQNAYAATAINSTSFCTSARDAFMILVENALRVATINTIGDCVLFLGKILIVACTAFSGVLALNYQRDYTEWVLPLIIVCLFAFLVAHCFLSIFEIVVDVLFLCFAIDTKYNNGTHGREFYMDKALMEFVENSRRSMVMEERGRSKRARPKEEVELTEVKAMVSGDVGGAGAEWQALQEFHLYYLLLCVLMDWVLSEHTLVLCLTQDMIIFLSVCLPTSTLFFLVTLLQNTPVAAAAC